The following proteins are encoded in a genomic region of Chloracidobacterium sp.:
- the rpsT gene encoding 30S ribosomal protein S20, translated as MANHKSALKRVRQTAKRNELNRSNRSKLRTSIKKVRSAVAANDKKAGEELLLTTVSMIDKAVNKGLIHKNTAARHKSRLTKHVNAIG; from the coding sequence ATGGCTAATCATAAATCAGCATTAAAACGCGTTCGCCAGACCGCAAAACGCAACGAACTGAACCGCAGCAATCGCAGCAAGCTGCGAACGTCCATCAAGAAGGTCCGATCGGCTGTTGCGGCAAACGACAAGAAGGCAGGCGAGGAGCTTCTGCTCACGACCGTGAGCATGATCGACAAAGCCGTGAATAAGGGCTTGATCCATAAGAACACCGCTGCCCGCCACAAATCACGCCTCACGAAGCACGTCAACGCCATCGGCTAA